The sequence below is a genomic window from Candidatus Methylomirabilis tolerans.
GGAGCCGATGGGGATCGCCAACTCGATAAGTAGAAGTACAATCACACCGATACCGAGCAGGAGCCTGGGTCGATCTCGCTGCAGCCAGGCGGGTGATTCATGGCCCAGATCGAGCAACATGACGACAAACAGGAATAGGACCATGATCGCCCCGGCATAGACGATCACCTGCACGACAGCGATGAACTGGGCCTGCAGCAACAGATAGACCCCCGACAGCGCGAAGAACGTCCCAACTAGCGAGAGGGCGCAGTAGACCGGATTTCGCAGGACGATGACCAGCACCGCAGTGCTGAGCGCTATTGCGGCCAGCGGCACAAACACTAGCCATTCCATCCTTACCTCAACGCCACAAACACGGCCGTCACCATAATGTTGACCAGCGCAAGGGGCAGTAGAACCTTCCACCCAAATCGCATCAGTTGGTCGTATCGAAAGCGCGGCAGTGTGCCTCGAAGCCAGATAAAAAGAAAAATAAACAGGTAGAGTTTGATGAGAAACCAGACGACCGGCGGCAACCACGGCCCCCTCCACCCGCCCAGGAATAGCGTTGTCGCCATGGCCGATACGGTAATCATATTGGCGTACTCAGCCATGAAGTACATGGCGAACTTCATCGAACTGTACTCGACGTGGAAGCCGGCCACCAGTTCCGTCTCGGCCTCCGGTAGGTCGAATGGGGCGCGATTGACCTCGGCAACAGCGCAGATCAGAAAGATGAGGAATCCGATCGGCTGAAGAACGATAAACCACACCTTAGCCTGGGTATCCACAATCTCCACCAGACTCAGCGATTGTGACAGCATCACCACGCCCACCACCGATAGACCCAGGGAGAGCTCATAACTGATCATCTGGGCCGAGGCACGCAGCCCCCCGAGCAGCGCGTACTTGTTGTTCGAGGCCCACCCTCCCAGGACGATCCCATAAATCCCGAGCGAGGCGACACCGAACACATACAGCAACCCGATATTGACGTCGGTGATGACCAGATCGATGGTCTGTCCGAAAAGGCGGATCTGGTCTCCGAAAGGGATCACCGCGAAGGAGATGAAGGCAGGGATCAGCGTAAGCGCGGGGGCCAGGAGATAGAGCGTCCGGTCGGCGGCTTGGGGAATAATCTCCTCCTTGAAGAGGAGCTTGATCCCGTCAGCGATCGGCTGTAGCAGGCCGTGAGGGCCGACCCGCATCGGACCGAGCCGGACCTGGATGTCGCCGATGACCTTGCGCTCCAGCCAGGTCAGGTAGGTAACGCTCAGCAACACCAGCCCGAAGACTACGACGATCTTCGTCACCATGATGACGAAGAAGGCGCCCTCTGGCATCATGCTCCTCTGTCGCCCGTCTACGACCGGTGTATGGGCCCGGCTCAGACCCCGACCCGGGCTCCGAACGGGCAGGCGTGTTCCGCAACGTGCTGCTCGAATTCATCGCGAAAGTACTTCAGATAGCTTTCAATCGGCATGGCGGCGGCATCGCTTAAGGGGCAGATGGTCTTGCCCTTCATGTTGTCACAGATATCCAACAGCAGATCGAGATCTGCCGTCCGCCCACGACCCTCTTCGATCCTTCTCAGCGTCTTATGAAGCCAGGCCGTCCCCTCACGGCACTGCGTACACTGCCCGCACGATTCGTGATGATAGAATCGGGAGACGACCTCTCCCACTCGAACCATACAGGTGCCTTCAGCTATGACGATGACGCCGCCTGACCCGGCCATGGAACCTGCCGTGGCCAGCGATTCGAAGTCCATCCTGGTATCAAGGTGTCGCTCGGTCAGCACCGGCACCGAGGAACCCCCTGGAATGACCGCCTTCAGGCGGCGGCCCTCCCTCATCCCGCCCGCATGTTCAAAGATCAGCTCACGCATCGGGACATCGATCGGGCACTCGTAGATGCCGGGTCGACGAACGTGACCGCTTACTCCGAAAATCCGGGTACCCGTACTTTTGGGGGTCCCGATGCTCGAAAACCACTCGGCTCCACGCATCACAATGTGCGGAATGTTACTGAGGGTTTCAACGTTGTTGACGACGGTGGGCTTGCGATAGAGTCCCGCCGTAGCAGGAAATGGGGGCTTCAGCCGCGGTAATCCCCTTTTACCTTCCAACGATTCCAGCAGGGCGGTCTCCTCTCCACAGATGTAGGCGCCGGCGCCCCGATGCGCATGAAGATCCAGGCTAAAACTGCTCCCCAGGATATCCTTACCCAAGAGGCCACGGGCGGTCGCATCTTGAATCGCTTGTTCGAGGATGCGCGCTCCTGCAACGAACTCACCCCTGATGTAGATGTAGGCGGTCTGACACCCGATGGCGAAACCGGCCAGCATGATCCCTTCGATGAGCTGGTGCGGGTCCCGCATGATCAACTCTCGATCCTTGAACGTCCCCGGTTCGCTCTCATCGGCGTTACAGACGAGATACTTGGGCAGCTCGGAACCCTTGGGAACAAAACCCCACTTAACGCCGGTGGGAAAGCCTGCGCCTCCCCTTCCCCTGAGCCCGGACCGCTTCACCAACTCGATCAGGCCGGCGGGGGTATGCTCTTTGAGTACCTTCGCAATGGCCTGATACCCTCCGGTGGCCTCGTACTCTTCGAGGGTTCCTCGATACCCCGGAATCTCAAACCGATTCGTGAGAATCTTTTCGTACATACGCATTCAGCTTTCAGCGGTCAGTTTTCAGCAACGAGGATGACGGCTGATCGCTAATGGCTGGTTGCCGTTTTAACTGCTCTACCAGTTCGCCGACATCTGTGGCCGCGACCGGACCGTAGTAATCCGGCCCCACTTGGATCGCCGGGGCGATCCCGCAGGCCGCAAGGCACTCAACCCGCTTGATGGTAAACATTCCATCGGGTGTCGTTTCTCCGGCGCTGATCCCAAGCGTCTCTTCAAGGCGACGAATCACCTGTTCAGCCCCCAGGAGCGCGCAACTCAGATTGTGACAAACCCAGATCTCGCAGCGTCCACCCGACTTCAGACGGAACATGTCATAAAATGTGGCAACCTCCATCACATGGGTCGGCGTGAGACCAAGACGTCCCGCCAGCTCGATGATGGCCTCCTCTGTCAGATGTCCTGCCGCCTCCTGGTACAGGTGCATCAACGGTAACAGGGCGGAACAGCGCTCAGGATATCGGGACAGGATACGTTGAATCGTCTCTTCCGTCATCGGTCCACTTCGCCGAGCACAATATCGATGCTGCCGATGATCGCCACCAGATCGGCTACCAGTCGCCCCTCCACCATTTTCGACAACGACTCCAGGTTCACGAAAGAGGGTGTCCGAAAGTGAAGGCGGTACGGCTTGTTGCTGCCGTCGCTGACCAGATAGACCCCGTACTCGCCCCTCGGTGACTCGATACTCTGATAGACCTCTCCTGCCGGGACACGAAACCCCTCCGACCAGAGCAGGAAGTGGTGAATGAGGGCCTCCATGCTCTGTTTGATCCTCGGCTTGGGCGGCGGGGTCAGCTTCGGATCGGCCACAGCAATCGATCCATCCGGAAGGCATTCCAGGGTCTGGCGGACGATGGCGACACTTTGCTGCATCTCAAAGATACGGCAGAGGTATCGGTCGTAAACATCGCCGCGAGTTCCCCTGGATACCTCGAAACGAAACTGCTCATACCCTGAATAGGGATTCGACTTGCGAACGTCCCACGGAATCCCACAGGCCCGGATGTTCGGACCGCTTAAGCCGAGGTCCACTGCATCTTCCGGCTTGATCACGCCGACCCCTCTGGTCCGCTCGAGCCAGATCGGGTTCTTTGTCAGCAGGTCTTCGTATTCGGCCAAGCGGTCTGGAAAGCTGGTGATAAACGACCGGACCGTCTTCTCGAACCCCTCCGGCAGGTCGGCAAACAGTCCGCCGACTCGGAAGTAGCTGGACATCATGCGGGCTCCGGACACCTGCTCGGACATATCTAAGATCGCCTCACGTTCCCGAAAGGCATAGAGGAAGACGCTCATGGCCCCGATGTCGATGGCGTGGGTGCCGAGCCAGACCAGGTGGCTCCCGATCCGGGTCAGCTCCGTCAGCATGACGCGGATTACCTTCGCCCGCGGCGGGACCTCGATCCCAAGGAGCTTCTCGACAGCCAACACATAGGCCAGGTTATTGCTGAGGGGAGCCAGGTAATCCATCCGGTCCGTGATGGGAATGACCTGCTGGTATCGCTTGCTTTCCGCAATCTTCTCCATCCCGGTGTGCAGGTAGCCGATATGTGGGGCGCATCGGACCACGATCTCGCCATCCAGCTCCAGGACCAGACGCAGTACGCCGTGGGTACTGGGGTGCTGGGGCCCCATGTTGATGGTCATGGTGCGCCGCTCAGTCACCTGCCGCCCCCTCTTCCCACCATTTCGGTGAGGCCTGCACCGGGTAGTCTTTCCGGAGCGGGAATCCCTCCCACCCATCCGGCATGAGGATCCGCCGAAGATCGGGATGGTCCTCAAAGCCGATTCCGAACATATCGAATACTTCACGTTCATGCCAATTAGCAGTGCCCCAGACGGACGTCACGCTGGGCACCGCCTCATCCTCCTTCACCTGCACCTTCAGCCGGATCCGCCATTTATACTGAAGAGAGTAGAGATGGTAGACCACCTCGAATCGTGGGTGGTCCCCGAACCGATCGACCGCGGTGAGATCAGAGAGGAAATCGTACAGCAGACCGGGATCCTCTTTCAGGTGGCGGCAGATACGAATAAGATCACCAGGCCTGACGAGGAGGGTCGTTTCGTTGCGAAAGCTCCTGATCGAAAGGGTCGCCTCCGGAAATCGTTCCCGCAGCCTCGAGACGGTAAGGTTCTCCTCCGCCCCCTTCACGTCATCCATTCCAGGCCCCCCTTCTTCCAGACATACAGGAGGCCGATCAGGAGGATACCGAGAAAGAGAACCATCTCGATCAACCCGAATAGTCTCAGGCTATTCAGGATCACCGCCCAGGGGTACAGAAAGACGATCTCGATGTCGAAGATGATGAACAACATCGCGACCAGGTAAAACTTGATCGAAAACCGCTCCCTGGCAGAGCCCACCGGGTCGATCCCACACTCGTATGGGGCGAGCTTCGCGTGAGTCGGCCGCCGCGGCCCAAGTACGTGGGACAGAAAGAGGGTGCCAAGAGCAAAACCGGCGGCCAGCAGGATCAGGATAAAGATCGGCAGATACGAGAGGAGCACCGCCTCCTTCTCCTGGGCGATCGGCTATCGCCCAAAAACCTCACCCCCGCTATGCGCCGGGAACCACGTACTTGATGAAGGGATTCGCAAAGAAGATAATCAGAGCAACGAGTAGGACGTAGATGGCCAGCGACTCGATGAGCGCGAGGCCGATGATCATCGCCACCTGGATCTTCGGCGCTGCGGCCGGCTGCCGTCCCATCGCGTCCAGCGCGCTGACGATGGCTCGGCTCTGGCCGATGGCTGCAGCACCAGAGGCGATCGCCATGGCAAATCCGCCCGTCAGGACCGAGACGACAAAGAAGAGCGAACTGCCAGAAGCAGTTGAAGATTCAGGTGCGACCCCTTCAGCGGCAAACGCAACCTGGGACCCAAAGACAAGCAGAACCGTGACCAACAGCAGAGCAAACGCTCCTTGTGTGCGACTCATCGGCACAACTCCTTTCAGAATGAGATTGGGTTAGTGGTGCTCCTCGTGCTCGGATTGAACTGCTCCCGCGATATACACCATGGACAGCATGACAAAGATGAAGCTCTGGACGAAACTGGTAAAGAGACTCAGGGGCATCATGATACCCAAATAGATAACATAGGGAATCACTAACCAGACCAACGAGAGCAGGATGCCAATGACGGCCTCTTCCCCAAAGATGTTGCCGAATAGCCGGATCGACAGGGAGATCGGTCTGGCGAGATGGCCGATCAGCTCAATGGGAAACATGATAGGAGCCAACCAGAGGATCGGTCCGCAGAAGTGGCGCAGATAGGCCGCGATCCCATGCTCCCGTATGCCGAAGTAGTTATAGGAGAGGAACACGGTGATGGCGAGCGCTGCGGTGGTGTTGAGGTTTGCCGTAGGAGGCTTGAAACCTGGAACAGCTCCCAGGAGATTCCCAACGAGAATGAAGAGACCGGCCGTCCCGATCAAGGGGAGGTACCGTTTCCCCTTGGGCCCGATCATCTGCGTGAGCAGGTCTCCAAACATCTCAACAACGACCTCCATGAAGTTCTGTATCGGCCCAGGCACGGCCTCGAGCCGCCTCGTAGCCAGATACGAAATGCCGATCAGGATAGCCATCACAACCCAGGCCATCGCGATGTGCTCCGGCACCCAGGCCCCGGGAATCCCGATTGCTCCGAGAAAATTAGGAAGCTGGATAAGTGTAGGGTGATGCTCCATCACGCCTCTCCGTTATTGAATGGAAATTCAGCTACGAGCTTCAAACAATCAACTTCCCCAGCGCTTAAGATCTTTCAGGAGGTTGCTAAAGCCTGCCGCAACCCCGAAGACAAAAAACAGGATCATCAACCACGGCGACGTCTTCAGCCAGCGATCTAGAACAATACCGATAAAGGCTCCGATCGCAATGGAGGCGGCGAAGGTAATCCCCAGCGAGCTCAATCCTGCGAGCTGACGCCACAGTCGAACCTGATTGTCTTTCATCGTCCTGATGATGAGCCTGATATATCGTCTCTACCGCGTTCAACCTCACTTTAGCCCTCCCCCTCCACCCTGTCAAGGCTCGCAGCCATGTTCAACGGTCAATGTTCAAGGTTTGGCTTTGCGTTCAGGGTTCGCAACGTTGAACCTTGAACATTGAACGGTTATTTCACCAAAGCCCGACGACCGAGGCCCTGGCTAACTCCAGAAACGGGCCTGGGTAGATGCCGATAGCGATGGTGGCGACCAGGGTCACGAACAGCGCCAGCCGCAACGGTGCAGAAGAACTCAGGGTCAGGCCCTGTGGCGGCAGGTCCTGCATATACATCGCCACCACCACCTTCATGTAGTAGAAGAGCGAAATGGCTGAATTGATGACGGCAATGATCGCAAGCCAGACATACCCTCGTTCAATAGCGGCGCCGAACAGATAGAACTTCCCGACGAAGCCCGCGGTCGGAGGAACTCCCGCCAATGAAAGAAGGAAGATTAACATGACGGCGGCCGCCATCGGACTGCGCTGCGCCAGGCCGGTGAAGTCGTCAATGCGCTCCCCTTTCACCTCTCCTACGCAGAGCAGAATGACCATGGCAAAGGCGCCCAGTGTCATCATGGCGTAGATCAGGGTATACAGCAATACGGCGGAAATCCCCAGCTCCCGTCCCGCCACCAACCCGATCAGCAGGTACCCGATGTGGGCGATGGAGCTGTACGCCAGCATCCGCTTGATA
It includes:
- a CDS encoding NADH-quinone oxidoreductase subunit J, whose translation is MEWLVFVPLAAIALSTAVLVIVLRNPVYCALSLVGTFFALSGVYLLLQAQFIAVVQVIVYAGAIMVLFLFVVMLLDLGHESPAWLQRDRPRLLLGIGVIVLLLIELAIPIGS
- the nuoH gene encoding NADH-quinone oxidoreductase subunit NuoH — protein: MPEGAFFVIMVTKIVVVFGLVLLSVTYLTWLERKVIGDIQVRLGPMRVGPHGLLQPIADGIKLLFKEEIIPQAADRTLYLLAPALTLIPAFISFAVIPFGDQIRLFGQTIDLVITDVNIGLLYVFGVASLGIYGIVLGGWASNNKYALLGGLRASAQMISYELSLGLSVVGVVMLSQSLSLVEIVDTQAKVWFIVLQPIGFLIFLICAVAEVNRAPFDLPEAETELVAGFHVEYSSMKFAMYFMAEYANMITVSAMATTLFLGGWRGPWLPPVVWFLIKLYLFIFLFIWLRGTLPRFRYDQLMRFGWKVLLPLALVNIMVTAVFVALR
- the nuoF gene encoding NADH-quinone oxidoreductase subunit NuoF, producing the protein MYEKILTNRFEIPGYRGTLEEYEATGGYQAIAKVLKEHTPAGLIELVKRSGLRGRGGAGFPTGVKWGFVPKGSELPKYLVCNADESEPGTFKDRELIMRDPHQLIEGIMLAGFAIGCQTAYIYIRGEFVAGARILEQAIQDATARGLLGKDILGSSFSLDLHAHRGAGAYICGEETALLESLEGKRGLPRLKPPFPATAGLYRKPTVVNNVETLSNIPHIVMRGAEWFSSIGTPKSTGTRIFGVSGHVRRPGIYECPIDVPMRELIFEHAGGMREGRRLKAVIPGGSSVPVLTERHLDTRMDFESLATAGSMAGSGGVIVIAEGTCMVRVGEVVSRFYHHESCGQCTQCREGTAWLHKTLRRIEEGRGRTADLDLLLDICDNMKGKTICPLSDAAAMPIESYLKYFRDEFEQHVAEHACPFGARVGV
- a CDS encoding NAD(P)H-dependent oxidoreductase subunit E, which translates into the protein MTEETIQRILSRYPERCSALLPLMHLYQEAAGHLTEEAIIELAGRLGLTPTHVMEVATFYDMFRLKSGGRCEIWVCHNLSCALLGAEQVIRRLEETLGISAGETTPDGMFTIKRVECLAACGIAPAIQVGPDYYGPVAATDVGELVEQLKRQPAISDQPSSSLLKTDR
- the nuoD gene encoding NADH dehydrogenase (quinone) subunit D, whose protein sequence is MTERRTMTINMGPQHPSTHGVLRLVLELDGEIVVRCAPHIGYLHTGMEKIAESKRYQQVIPITDRMDYLAPLSNNLAYVLAVEKLLGIEVPPRAKVIRVMLTELTRIGSHLVWLGTHAIDIGAMSVFLYAFREREAILDMSEQVSGARMMSSYFRVGGLFADLPEGFEKTVRSFITSFPDRLAEYEDLLTKNPIWLERTRGVGVIKPEDAVDLGLSGPNIRACGIPWDVRKSNPYSGYEQFRFEVSRGTRGDVYDRYLCRIFEMQQSVAIVRQTLECLPDGSIAVADPKLTPPPKPRIKQSMEALIHHFLLWSEGFRVPAGEVYQSIESPRGEYGVYLVSDGSNKPYRLHFRTPSFVNLESLSKMVEGRLVADLVAIIGSIDIVLGEVDR
- a CDS encoding NADH-quinone oxidoreductase subunit C; this translates as MDDVKGAEENLTVSRLRERFPEATLSIRSFRNETTLLVRPGDLIRICRHLKEDPGLLYDFLSDLTAVDRFGDHPRFEVVYHLYSLQYKWRIRLKVQVKEDEAVPSVTSVWGTANWHEREVFDMFGIGFEDHPDLRRILMPDGWEGFPLRKDYPVQASPKWWEEGAAGD
- the ndhC gene encoding NADH-quinone oxidoreductase subunit A → MLLSYLPIFILILLAAGFALGTLFLSHVLGPRRPTHAKLAPYECGIDPVGSARERFSIKFYLVAMLFIIFDIEIVFLYPWAVILNSLRLFGLIEMVLFLGILLIGLLYVWKKGGLEWMT
- a CDS encoding F0F1 ATP synthase subunit C, yielding MSRTQGAFALLLVTVLLVFGSQVAFAAEGVAPESSTASGSSLFFVVSVLTGGFAMAIASGAAAIGQSRAIVSALDAMGRQPAAAPKIQVAMIIGLALIESLAIYVLLVALIIFFANPFIKYVVPGA
- the atpB gene encoding F0F1 ATP synthase subunit A; amino-acid sequence: MEHHPTLIQLPNFLGAIGIPGAWVPEHIAMAWVVMAILIGISYLATRRLEAVPGPIQNFMEVVVEMFGDLLTQMIGPKGKRYLPLIGTAGLFILVGNLLGAVPGFKPPTANLNTTAALAITVFLSYNYFGIREHGIAAYLRHFCGPILWLAPIMFPIELIGHLARPISLSIRLFGNIFGEEAVIGILLSLVWLVIPYVIYLGIMMPLSLFTSFVQSFIFVMLSMVYIAGAVQSEHEEHH
- a CDS encoding AtpZ/AtpI family protein, which codes for MKDNQVRLWRQLAGLSSLGITFAASIAIGAFIGIVLDRWLKTSPWLMILFFVFGVAAGFSNLLKDLKRWGS